From Drosophila subpulchrella strain 33 F10 #4 breed RU33 unplaced genomic scaffold, RU_Dsub_v1.1 Primary Assembly Seq354, whole genome shotgun sequence, the proteins below share one genomic window:
- the LOC119560332 gene encoding probable multidrug resistance-associated protein lethal(2)03659: MQSLRAEDLPENPRERSNIFSVLSYWYTIPTFKKGQKVTLDIKDLYRALKEHKSEILGNKLSSAWEKELETHKEKASLMRVLLRVFGWYFGFLGVVLFVLEVISTVQPIFLVKLISSFNHDSDSFEPAYAYAALMILCSALTTMIKHPYTFAINHLGFKIRVALSSMTYRKSLRLSKTTLGEISSGHIINLISNDLGRMNTFLQFTHYLWLAPLQMLVVTYLMHQEIGIAAVFGMSFMLLFIPLQMYLGKKISAMRLQTALRTDKRMRIMTEIISGMQVIKMYAWELPFERLVSYARRKEINTIRHVAYIRGTLSSFNKFLARVSIFLSLVGFVLLGKFLTAEVAFLITAYYNVVNTNMTTYFSWGMTETAETLVSIKRLQKFFLCAQAKTSNDTKENTQTIKDLQEAEEKLLGTTNGVITTEEPLHSKTRLSIRGLRAKWDGSATDYTLSGVHLQVSPGTLLAIVGHTGSGKSSLIQAILGELRAESGEIKINGSISYASQEPWLFSGTVRQNILFGQPMDRRRYDAVVKECALERDFELLPLKDKTTVGDRGASLSGGQRARISLTRAVYRQASIYLLDDPLSAVDSNVARHLFEHCMRGYLRDCIIILATHQLQFLQQADQIVIMDKGQVSGLGTYEELLKSGADFGSILVKPETHEEPAVELSRAPSITDHRRSSVKSVLSNAESCPEDAPEKQVINLDRKEMGRSVLAVCTDYFKAGGGLLPFVVMISFSLGSQGLASLGDYFLSPWVSRTADSSKGAEDVTQDTYIFTLITVLTIVVTVKRSFLFFNLAMKASVQLHKAMFRGVCRASMYFFNTNPSGGILNRFSKDMGQVDEMLPNIMMTVIQDFLALAGSIVVISIVNPLFLLPALAIGVVFYHLRTFYLKTSRDLKRLEASSRAPVYSHFAASLTGLSTIRAFGAESILEAEFDSYQDMHSSAAYMFISTSRAFGYWMDMFCVLYVATVTLGFFIYPPVSGADVGLAITQVMGLTSSVQWTVRQSAELETTMISVERVLEYEDIEPEGALEAPADKKPPQSWPEEGKIVLDELSLRYIPDPKAENVLKSLSFVINPREKIGIVGRTGAGKSSLINALFRLSYNDGSILIDQRDTNDMGLHDLRRKISIIPQEPVLFSGTMRYNLDPFDEYSDEKLWHSLKEVKLKDVVANLPTGLETKITEGGSNFSVGERQLVCLARAILRDNRILVMDEATANVDPQTDAQIQATIRNKFRECTVITIAHRLHTIMDLDKVLVMDAGRAVEFGTPFELLTAADSKVFHDMVKQMGQASYDGLQKTAQKAFESAQNLEGSLFS; the protein is encoded by the exons ATGCAGTCGTTAAGAGCTGAGGATCTCCCGGAGAATCCGAGAGAGCGATCGAACATTTTTTCGGTATTAAGTTATTG GTATACCATACCCACTTTTAAAAAGGGTCAAAAAGTCACTTTGGATATAAAGGACCTCTACAGGGCCTTAAAAGAACACAAGTCGG AGATCCTTGGCAACAAATTATCCAGTGCCTGGGAGAAAGAACTGGAGACTCACAAGGAGAAGGCCAGTTTGATGAGGGTGCTATTGCGGGTATTCGGCTGGTATTTCGGATTCCTTGGCGTAGTTCTCTTCGTTCTGGAGGTTATTTCAACTGTGCAACCCATTTTTCTGGTAAAGCTTATATCTTCTTTTAACCACGACTCGGATTCCTTTGAGCCAGCATATGCCTACGCGGCCTTAATGATATTGTGTTCCGCCCTCACCACAATGATCAAGCACCCCTACACTTTCGCCATCAATCATCTAG GCTTTAAGATTCGGGTGGCTCTGAGCAGCATGACCTATCGGAAGAGCCTCCGACTTAGCAAGACGACTTTGGGCGAAATATCGTCAGGGCacataataaatttaatttccaacGACCTAGGCCGCATGAACACTTTTCTTCAATTTACACACTATCTTTGGTTGGCCCCACTTCAGATGCTAGTGGTAACATATCTTATGCACCAAGAG ATTGGAATAGCCGCCGTCTTTGGCATGTCTTTCATGCTATTGTTCATACCCCTGCAGATGTATTTGGGCAAAAAGATATCGGCGATGCGACTGCAGACCGCTCTCCGGACGGACAAACGAATGCGGATAATGACTGAGATCATTTCCGGTATGCAGGTGATCAAAATGTACGCCTGGGAGCTTCCCTTCGAGCGGTTGGTTTCCTACGCCCGCAGGAAGGAGATAAATACCATCCGGCACGTGGCCTATATAAGGGGCACCCTCTCGTCCTTCAACAAGTTCCTCGCTCGCGTATCCATCTTCCTCAGTTTGGTGGGTTTTGTGTTATTGGGCAAGTTCCTCACAGCGGAAGTGGCTTTTCTGATAACCGCATACTACAACGTCGTGAACACCAATATGACCACTTATTTCTCATGGGGAATGACGGAGACGGCGGAGACCCTAGTTTCCATCAAGCGATTGCAGAAGTTTTTTCTATGTGCACAAGCAAAAACCTCGAATGACACAAAAGAAAATACTCAGACCATAAAAGATCTCCAGGAGGCTGAGGAAAAGCTTTTAGGAACGACGAATGGCGTCATTACTACTGAGGAACCCCTTCATTCAAAGACGCGTTTATCCATAAGGGGACTTCGAGCCAAGTGGGATGGCAGCGCAACGGATTACACACTAAGCGGAGTACACCTGCAGGTATCTCCTGGCACTTTGTTGGCCATTGTGGGTCACACTGGCTCCGGAAAATCCAGTCTGATCCAAGCCATTCTGGGAGAGCTGCGCGCCGAATCTGGCGAGATCAAGATTAATGGATCCATATCCTATGCCTCCCAAGAGCCGTGGCTTTTCTCCGGCACCGTGCGCCAGAATATCCTCTTTGGCCAGCCCATGGACCGTCGACGGTATGATGCGGTGGTGAAGGAATGCGCTCTGGAACGAGACTTTGAGCTGCTTCCGCTCAAGGATAAAACCACAGTAGGAGACCGCGGAGCTTCCCTGTCCGGCGGCCAGAGGGCGAGAATCAGTTTGACCAGGGCAGTCTACCGGCAGGCCTCCATCTACTTGCTGGACGACCCACTCAGTGCGGTGGACTCCAATGTGGCCCGCCATCTCTTCGAGCATTGCATGCGGGGCTACCTGCGAGATTGCATCATCATTCTGGCGACCCATCAGCTGCAGTTTCTGCAGCAAGCCGATCAAATAGTGATCATGGATAAGGGTCAGGTTAGCGGCTTGGGCACCTATGAGGAGCTTTTAAAATCGGGCGCGGACTTTGGCAGCATACTGGTTAAACCGGAAACTCACGAGGAGCCGGCGGTAGAGCTATCAAGAGCCCCCAGTATCACAGATCACCGGCGCAGCAGTGTAAAATCTGTCCTTTCAAATGCGGAATCCTGTCCAGAGGATGCCCCGGAGAAACAGGTGATCAACCTTGACCGGAAAGAGATGGGTCGCAGTGTCCTGGCAGTGTGCACCGATTACTTTAAGGCAGGTGGCGGACTCCTACCCTTCGTCGTGATGATAAGCTTCTCTTTGGGCTCCCAGGGCCTAGCCTCGCTGGGAGATTACTTTCTGTCGCCCTG GGTCTCAAGGACAGCTGACAGTTCTAAGGGAGCGGAAGATGTAACGCAAGACACCTATATATTTACGCTGATTACAGTGCTAACCATTGTTGTGACCGTGAAACGATCCTTTTTGTTCTTCAACTTGGCAATGAAGGCCTCTGTTCAGTTGCACAAAGCCATGTTTCGGGGAGTATGTCGAGCCTCCATGTACTTTTTCAACACGAACCCTTCGGGTGGTATCCTAAATCGGTTCTCCAAGGACATGGGGCAAGTGGATGAGATGCTGCCGAATATAATGATGACCGTCATCCAGGACTTCCTCGCTCTCGCCGGCAGTATAGTTGTCATATCCATTGTTAATCCTTTATTCCTCCTGCCCGCCCTCGCGATTGGTGTTGTCTTCTATCACCTGCGCACTTTTTACCTTAAAACTTCGAGGGATTTAAAACGCTTGGAAGCTAGTA GTCGAGCACCGGTATACTCTCATTTTGCTGCTTCTCTTACTGGTCTCTCCACCATTCGAGCCTTTGGAGCTGAGAGCATTTTGGAGGCGGAGTTCGATAGCTACCAAGATATGCATAGTTCCGCTGCATATATGTTCATCAGCACCTCGCGCGCCTTTGGTTATTGGATGGACATGTTCTGTGTGCTCTATGTAGCGACCGTCACACTCGGCTTTTTCATCTATCCGCCTGTCAGTGGAGCCGATGTTGGTCTGGCCATAACCCAG GTCATGGGTCTGACGAGCTCAGTACAGTGGACTGTCCGCCAGTCGGCCGAGTTGGAGACCACAATGATTTCCGTGGAGAGAGTGCTTGAGTACGAGGACATTGAGCCAGAGGGAGCCTTGGAAGCTCCGGCGGATAAAAAGCCACCCCAGTCCTGGCCAGAGGAAGGGAAAATAGTACTTGATGAGCTGAGCCTGCGCTATATTCCGGATCCAAAGGCTGAAAACGTGCTCAAGTCACTAAGTTTCGTGATCAACCCAAGGGAAAAGATAGGCATCGTAGGACGCACTGGCGCGGGCAAGTCCTCGCTGATAAACGCCCTTTTCCGACTGTCCTACAACGATGGATCCATACTCATAGACCAGAGGGACACTAATGACATGGGTCTGCACGACTTGCGTAGAAAGATCTCGATTATTCCCCAAGAACCCGTTCTGTTCTCCGGCACAATGCGATATAACTTGGACCCCTTCGACGAGTACAGTGATGAAAAGCTGTGGCACTCCTTGAAGGAAGTGAAGCTTAAGGACGTGGTGGCCAATTTGCCAACTGGCTTAGAGACCAAAATCACCGAGGGAGGATCCAACTTTAGTGTGGGTGAGCGCCAGTTGGTCTGCTTGGCACGAGCCATTCTGCGGGATAATAGAATCCTCGTGATGGACGAGGCCACGGCCAATGTGGATCCCCAGACGGACGCTCAAATTCAAGCCACCATTCGGAACAAGTTCAGGGAGTGCACTGTCATAACGAT